The genomic interval CCAATTAGCATAATGGCCCGAATATTTTTATCAAGAATTGTATGTCTGTAAAAGCCTGGATCACAATTTGGAAAAATATGGATGCTTATTACAGATGAATCAAAACCTGGGCTGAACTGGTAATTGTTAGAACTTTGCCTGATTAAACTTTTTTTCGGTTCTACATTTAGACCAATTTCCCCAAGTGGAGGATAATTAGGGCTGTAAAAAGCATCATAGCTTGTAATGCTCGTTTTTCGTGATCTGTTTCCCCGTAATATATGTTGTCCAAAAACAATCACAACTTCACCGATATCATATGTCGCAACCTCAATGGCGTCAATCAGGTTCAGCCTGGCATCAGAACGAAGTTTTGACAAGGGACGTTGCGCGCCTGTTAAGATTACAGGTTTATTCAGGTTAAGCAAGCTATACGATAAAGCCGCGGCAGTAAAGACCATAGTGTCAGTACCATGGATTATTACAAATCCATCATAAGTATTCATATTGCTGTTAATTATCTCTGCAAGAACATCCCATTCTTTAATAGAAAGATCTGAGCTATCTTCATTAAAAGGGATTTGTACATTAATTTCAGCAATTTGTGCTATTTCCGGCACCCGTTCCAGAAGCTCATGTTGTAAGTTACCCGGCGTCAAAGTTTGATCAGGTTCCATTGGCATCATACCAAAAGTACCACCAGTATGTAAGACAAGAATTTTTTTCATACTTTTTTCGAGGAAATCGTCACACTTTTTTAAAATTTGTTATTTATATTTGATCTTTCTTTTTCATTCGGGGTTATGCTATTTATGAGGGGATAAAAAAAGTACCAAAGGCCATTGGAACGTCCCCCATATAAAAAAAGC from Calditrichota bacterium carries:
- a CDS encoding asparaginase, yielding MKKILVLHTGGTFGMMPMEPDQTLTPGNLQHELLERVPEIAQIAEINVQIPFNEDSSDLSIKEWDVLAEIINSNMNTYDGFVIIHGTDTMVFTAAALSYSLLNLNKPVILTGAQRPLSKLRSDARLNLIDAIEVATYDIGEVVIVFGQHILRGNRSRKTSITSYDAFYSPNYPPLGEIGLNVEPKKSLIRQSSNNYQFSPGFDSSVISIHIFPNCDPGFYRHTILDKNIRAIMLIGFGAGNIPMKESEWLVFIKDAVSAGKAVFINSSSSHGKVNLQIYESGQKVMDAGAIGCVDMTIEASVVKIMKSLALSSDTKGVKNYFLKNIAGEIED